Part of the Ornithinimicrobium flavum genome, GGCAAGGTGTCCCGGTATGCCGTGCCCCGCGCCGTCCACATCCTCGAGGACCTGCCGCGCAGCCAGCTCGGCAAGGTGCTCCGTCGGCACGTCCGCGAGCGCCTGCTGGAGCGCGGCCGGGACCGGACGGGTGACGCGGACGAGGGGCCCGCGGACGCGCCCCGGGACCCCGCGGACGTGACCCCGGACCCCACGGTCGAGCCGGGGGGCTCCGGAACGAGCACCGAGAGCGGCCGCGGCACCTCCGCCGGCAGCGCCTGAGCCTCGCCGCGAAAGGGGCCGTCAGGCCCGGACGGGGGCGACCAGGGCGGTCGCGAGCCCGACGAGCCCCTCGTCCCGCCCGACGAAGCCCAGACCGTCCGTCGTGGCGGCGCTCACCGACACCGGCGCCCCGCCCAGCGCGGCGGACATCGCCGCCGCCATCTCCTCCCGGCGGGGGCCGAGCCGGGGACGTCGGGCGACGACCTGCACCGCCACGTTGCCGATCTCGAAGCCGGCGTTCTGCACCATACCCGCGACGTGGGCCAGCATCTCGGCCCCCGACGCACCGGCCATCTCCGGGCGGTCGGTGCCGAAGACGCTGCCCAGGTCCCCCAGCCCCGCCGCCGACAGCAGCGCGTTGCACGCGGCGTGGGCCGCGACGTCACCGTCGGAGTGCCCCGCGATCCCCCGCTCCCCCGGCCACTCCAGGCACCCCAGCCACAGCGGGCGCGGGTCGCCCTCCGGGGCCCAGGCGTGGATGTCGGTGCCGACCCCGGTGCGTGGCAGGACGGTCATCGGCGCGCTCCTTCGCCGTGCCGCAGGATCTGGTCGACGACGGCCCCGACCTCCACGGCGGAGGTGTCCACGGTGAGGTCGGCCTCCGGCCACGGCTCGACCAGCCGGGTGCGCGAGCTCTCCCACCCCGGCGGCCGGTGTCCGGGGATGTCGGCGACCCGGGCCTCGACCCGGCGCCGGTGCTCCTGCGGGTCGCGACACTCGACGAGCACGCCCAGCGCGACGGCACCGCAGTCCCGGGCCACCGCCTCCCACTCCTGCCGCACGACACCCAGGCCGTTGACCATGTCCGCGACCACCGACCGGCCCAGCAGGAGCTGGTCCCGGGCGACGGCGTAGCACGCGGCGTATCCGTACGGTCCTCTGTCCCCGTCCTCGAGCCCGCTGCGCACCAGGGCCTGCTCGATGCTGTCCCCGCGCAGGTGGGTCGCCCCCAGCCGGGTGGCCAGCCGGCGGGCCAGAGTGGTCTTGCCCACGCCGGGACGGCCGCTGAGGACGACCAGCACCGGACGTCCCTCCCCCGTGACGTCCCGGTCCTGGTCGTCGACCCCGGCAGCCCCGTCGGTCCCGTCGGTCCGCACCGGGTGCTCTGCCTCCATCCACCCGGCGGCCACCTCCAGGTCCTCAGGGGTGGTGATCTTCAGCGCGCGCGGCGATCCCTCGACGACGGTGACCCGACCGCCGTGGGCCTCGACCATCCCGCAGTCGTCGGTCGTGAGCGCGAGCGAGGCCTCGGCCCGGCCCTGGTCGACGGGCTCGGCGTGCGCCCGCTCGAGGGTCTCCCGCAGGAAGCCCTGCGGCGTCTGGACCGCACGCAGGGAGGACCGGTCCACCGTCGCGAGGACCGTCTGCAGCCCCGTCGGGCCGGTGCGGACCTGCTTGATCGTGTCGGTGACGGCGACGGCGGGGGTGACCGCGGGGTGCCCGGAGTGCACGGCGTGGATGACCCGGTCGAAGACCTCGACGGGGGTCAGTGCCCTCGCGGCGTCGTGCACGAGCACCACCCCCACGTGGGCGGGGAGCGCGGCGAGGCCTCGGGCCACCGAGTCGGAACGCTCGGCACCCCCGGGCACCACCGTGATCCGGACGCCACGGGGAAGGTCGGTCAGCTCGGGCCTGACCGCATGCTGCACCTCGGCGAACGCCTCGGGGTCGGAAGGGGCCACCACGACGAGGTCGGTGATGGCGGTGCACCGCAGCGCCCCGCGCAGGGCGTGGACGAGGATCGGCGCGGCATCGGCGCCGCGACCGAGCGGCACGAGCGCCTTGGGCCGACCGGCACCCAGCCGGGTGCCCCGGCCGGCGGCGACGAGGACGAGGCCGGCGCCGACGATGCCGTCGGGCCGGCCGGTCATCTGCCTCAGGAGGCGAGGACCTCGTCGAGGGTGGCCTCGGCGGTGTCCTCGTTGGTCTTCTCCGCGAGCGCGAGCTCGGAGACCAGGATCTGGCGCGCCTTGGACAGCAGGCGCTTCTCACCGGTGGACAGGCCACGGTCCTTGTCACGGCGCCACAGGTCGCGGACGACCTCGGCCACCTTGATCACGTCGCCGCTGGCGAGCTTCTCGAGGTTGGCCTTGTAGCGGCGCGACCAGTTGGTGGGCTCCTCGGTGTGCTCCTCGCGCAGCACCTGGAAGACCTTGTCCAGGCCCTCCTTGCCGACGACGTCGCGCACGCCGACCAGGTCGCAGTTCTCCGCCGGGACCTCGATGGTGAGATCCCCCTGGGCGACCTTGAGCTTGAGGTAGAGCTTCTCCTCACCCTTGATGGTCCGAGTCTTCATCTCTTCAATGAGAGCGGCACCGTGATGCGGGTACACGACCGTCTCTCCGACCTTGAACGTCATCTTCTCGAAAGCCCCTTTCGCGGACCCCCAGAATACCACGCGTGGCGCACGTCACCCAACGAGATGCTTGACATCTGTGCTGGTCAGGGACTTGACAATCCCCCCACGGTATGCCGCCGACCCCCTGCTCCGGGCGCTCCAGGGTGCCCTCCGGGGCCATCTGCGGACCCTCGTCGCTCGGCTCTCGCCGCAGGTCACACGGCGTGCGGCGCCGCCCCCGCCGCGGGTGGCCGCTAGGCTGTGCCCCGTGACGACCGCATCCGCTCCCCGCCCCCGCCGGGCCGCCGTGCTGGTGGCCGCTGCCGTGTCCGCGATGAC contains:
- the ispF gene encoding 2-C-methyl-D-erythritol 2,4-cyclodiphosphate synthase; amino-acid sequence: MTVLPRTGVGTDIHAWAPEGDPRPLWLGCLEWPGERGIAGHSDGDVAAHAACNALLSAAGLGDLGSVFGTDRPEMAGASGAEMLAHVAGMVQNAGFEIGNVAVQVVARRPRLGPRREEMAAAMSAALGGAPVSVSAATTDGLGFVGRDEGLVGLATALVAPVRA
- a CDS encoding CarD family transcriptional regulator, producing MTFKVGETVVYPHHGAALIEEMKTRTIKGEEKLYLKLKVAQGDLTIEVPAENCDLVGVRDVVGKEGLDKVFQVLREEHTEEPTNWSRRYKANLEKLASGDVIKVAEVVRDLWRRDKDRGLSTGEKRLLSKARQILVSELALAEKTNEDTAEATLDEVLAS
- the ispD gene encoding 2-C-methyl-D-erythritol 4-phosphate cytidylyltransferase produces the protein MTGRPDGIVGAGLVLVAAGRGTRLGAGRPKALVPLGRGADAAPILVHALRGALRCTAITDLVVVAPSDPEAFAEVQHAVRPELTDLPRGVRITVVPGGAERSDSVARGLAALPAHVGVVLVHDAARALTPVEVFDRVIHAVHSGHPAVTPAVAVTDTIKQVRTGPTGLQTVLATVDRSSLRAVQTPQGFLRETLERAHAEPVDQGRAEASLALTTDDCGMVEAHGGRVTVVEGSPRALKITTPEDLEVAAGWMEAEHPVRTDGTDGAAGVDDQDRDVTGEGRPVLVVLSGRPGVGKTTLARRLATRLGATHLRGDSIEQALVRSGLEDGDRGPYGYAACYAVARDQLLLGRSVVADMVNGLGVVRQEWEAVARDCGAVALGVLVECRDPQEHRRRVEARVADIPGHRPPGWESSRTRLVEPWPEADLTVDTSAVEVGAVVDQILRHGEGARR